A genomic segment from Mustela lutreola isolate mMusLut2 chromosome 15, mMusLut2.pri, whole genome shotgun sequence encodes:
- the SSTR2 gene encoding somatostatin receptor type 2 isoform X3, whose amino-acid sequence MDIGYELLNESHTWLSPPFDLDGSGVAANSSNQTEPYYDLTSNAVLTFIYFVVCIIGLCGNTLVIYVILRYAKMKTITNIYILNLAIADELFMLGLPFLAMQVALVHWPFGKAICRVVMTVDGINQFTSIFCLTVMSIDRYLAVVHPIKSAKWRRPRTAKMINVAVWGVSLLVILPIMIYAGLRSNQWGRSSCTINWPGESGAWYTGFIIYTFILGFLVPLTIICLCYLFIIIKVKSSGIRVGSSKRKKSEKKVTRMVSIVVAVFIFCWLPFYIFNVSSVSVVISPTPALKGMFDFVVVLTYANSCANPILYAFLSDNFKKSFQNVLCLVKPLYSHYLCFLCFKVHE is encoded by the exons ATGGATATAGGATATGAGCTACTCAATGAGAGCCACACTTGGCTTTCCCCTCCATTTGACCTTGATGGCTCTGGGGTGGCGGCCAACAGCTCCAACCAGACAGAGCCGTACTATGATCTGACCAGCAATGCAGTCCTCACATTCATCTACTTTGTGGTCTGCATCATTGGATTGTGTGGCAACACACTTGTCATTTATGTCATCCTCCGCTATGCCAAGATGAAGACCATCACCAACATTTACATCCTCAACCTGGCCATCGCAGATGAGCTCTTCATGCTGGGTCTGCCCTTCCTGGCCATGCAGGTGGCTCTGGTCCACTGGCCCTTTGGCAAGGCCATTTGCCGGGTGGTCATGACTGTGGATGGCATCAATCAGTTCACCAGCATTTTCTGCTTGACAGTCATGAGTATCGATCGATACCTGGCTGTGGTCCACCCCATCAAGTCAGCCAAGTGGAGAAGACCCCGAACGGCCAAGATGATCAATGTGGCCGTGTGGGGAGTGTCCCTGCTGGTCATCTTGCCCATCATGATATATGCTGGGCTTCGGAGCAACCAGTGGGGGAGAAGCAGCTGTACCATCAACTGGCCAGGTGAATCTGGGGCATGGTACACGGGGTTCATTATCTACACCTTCATCTTGGGGTTCCTGGTGCCCCTCACCATCATCTGTCTTTGCTACCTGTTCATTATCATCAAGGTGAAGTCCTCTGGGATCCGAGTGGGTTCCTCCAAGCGGAAAAAGTCTGAGAAGAAGGTCACGCGGATGGTGTCCATAGTGGTGGCGGTATTCATTTTCTGCTGGCTTCCCTTCTACATCTTCAATGTCTCCTCTGTCTCGGTGGTCATCAGTCCCACCCCAGCCCTTAAAGGCATGTTTGACTTTGTGGTGGTCCTCACCTATGCTAACAGCTGCGCCAACCCTATCCTGTACGCCTTCTTGTCTGACAACTTCAAGAAGAGCTTCCAGAATGTCCTCTGCTTGGTCAAG CCCCTGTATAGTCATTACCTATGTTTCCTGTGTTTCAAAGTACACGAGTAG
- the SSTR2 gene encoding somatostatin receptor type 2 isoform X1: MDIGYELLNESHTWLSPPFDLDGSGVAANSSNQTEPYYDLTSNAVLTFIYFVVCIIGLCGNTLVIYVILRYAKMKTITNIYILNLAIADELFMLGLPFLAMQVALVHWPFGKAICRVVMTVDGINQFTSIFCLTVMSIDRYLAVVHPIKSAKWRRPRTAKMINVAVWGVSLLVILPIMIYAGLRSNQWGRSSCTINWPGESGAWYTGFIIYTFILGFLVPLTIICLCYLFIIIKVKSSGIRVGSSKRKKSEKKVTRMVSIVVAVFIFCWLPFYIFNVSSVSVVISPTPALKGMFDFVVVLTYANSCANPILYAFLSDNFKKSFQNVLCLVKVSGTDDGERSDSKQDKSRLNETTETQRTLLNGDLQTTI, encoded by the coding sequence ATGGATATAGGATATGAGCTACTCAATGAGAGCCACACTTGGCTTTCCCCTCCATTTGACCTTGATGGCTCTGGGGTGGCGGCCAACAGCTCCAACCAGACAGAGCCGTACTATGATCTGACCAGCAATGCAGTCCTCACATTCATCTACTTTGTGGTCTGCATCATTGGATTGTGTGGCAACACACTTGTCATTTATGTCATCCTCCGCTATGCCAAGATGAAGACCATCACCAACATTTACATCCTCAACCTGGCCATCGCAGATGAGCTCTTCATGCTGGGTCTGCCCTTCCTGGCCATGCAGGTGGCTCTGGTCCACTGGCCCTTTGGCAAGGCCATTTGCCGGGTGGTCATGACTGTGGATGGCATCAATCAGTTCACCAGCATTTTCTGCTTGACAGTCATGAGTATCGATCGATACCTGGCTGTGGTCCACCCCATCAAGTCAGCCAAGTGGAGAAGACCCCGAACGGCCAAGATGATCAATGTGGCCGTGTGGGGAGTGTCCCTGCTGGTCATCTTGCCCATCATGATATATGCTGGGCTTCGGAGCAACCAGTGGGGGAGAAGCAGCTGTACCATCAACTGGCCAGGTGAATCTGGGGCATGGTACACGGGGTTCATTATCTACACCTTCATCTTGGGGTTCCTGGTGCCCCTCACCATCATCTGTCTTTGCTACCTGTTCATTATCATCAAGGTGAAGTCCTCTGGGATCCGAGTGGGTTCCTCCAAGCGGAAAAAGTCTGAGAAGAAGGTCACGCGGATGGTGTCCATAGTGGTGGCGGTATTCATTTTCTGCTGGCTTCCCTTCTACATCTTCAATGTCTCCTCTGTCTCGGTGGTCATCAGTCCCACCCCAGCCCTTAAAGGCATGTTTGACTTTGTGGTGGTCCTCACCTATGCTAACAGCTGCGCCAACCCTATCCTGTACGCCTTCTTGTCTGACAACTTCAAGAAGAGCTTCCAGAATGTCCTCTGCTTGGTCAAGGTGAGCGGCACAGATGACGGGGAACGGAGTGACAGTAAGCAGGACAAATCCCGGCTGAATGAGACCACGGAGACCCAGAGGACCCTCCTCAATGGAGACCTCCAGACCACTATCTGA
- the SSTR2 gene encoding somatostatin receptor type 2 isoform X2, which produces MDIGYELLNESHTWLSPPFDLDGSGVAANSSNQTEPYYDLTSNAVLTFIYFVVCIIGLCGNTLVIYVILRYAKMKTITNIYILNLAIADELFMLGLPFLAMQVALVHWPFGKAICRVVMTVDGINQFTSIFCLTVMSIDRYLAVVHPIKSAKWRRPRTAKMINVAVWGVSLLVILPIMIYAGLRSNQWGRSSCTINWPGESGAWYTGFIIYTFILGFLVPLTIICLCYLFIIIKVKSSGIRVGSSKRKKSEKKVTRMVSIVVAVFIFCWLPFYIFNVSSVSVVISPTPALKGMFDFVVVLTYANSCANPILYAFLSDNFKKSFQNVLCLVKRGKCGLARGTSRAGREPESTC; this is translated from the coding sequence ATGGATATAGGATATGAGCTACTCAATGAGAGCCACACTTGGCTTTCCCCTCCATTTGACCTTGATGGCTCTGGGGTGGCGGCCAACAGCTCCAACCAGACAGAGCCGTACTATGATCTGACCAGCAATGCAGTCCTCACATTCATCTACTTTGTGGTCTGCATCATTGGATTGTGTGGCAACACACTTGTCATTTATGTCATCCTCCGCTATGCCAAGATGAAGACCATCACCAACATTTACATCCTCAACCTGGCCATCGCAGATGAGCTCTTCATGCTGGGTCTGCCCTTCCTGGCCATGCAGGTGGCTCTGGTCCACTGGCCCTTTGGCAAGGCCATTTGCCGGGTGGTCATGACTGTGGATGGCATCAATCAGTTCACCAGCATTTTCTGCTTGACAGTCATGAGTATCGATCGATACCTGGCTGTGGTCCACCCCATCAAGTCAGCCAAGTGGAGAAGACCCCGAACGGCCAAGATGATCAATGTGGCCGTGTGGGGAGTGTCCCTGCTGGTCATCTTGCCCATCATGATATATGCTGGGCTTCGGAGCAACCAGTGGGGGAGAAGCAGCTGTACCATCAACTGGCCAGGTGAATCTGGGGCATGGTACACGGGGTTCATTATCTACACCTTCATCTTGGGGTTCCTGGTGCCCCTCACCATCATCTGTCTTTGCTACCTGTTCATTATCATCAAGGTGAAGTCCTCTGGGATCCGAGTGGGTTCCTCCAAGCGGAAAAAGTCTGAGAAGAAGGTCACGCGGATGGTGTCCATAGTGGTGGCGGTATTCATTTTCTGCTGGCTTCCCTTCTACATCTTCAATGTCTCCTCTGTCTCGGTGGTCATCAGTCCCACCCCAGCCCTTAAAGGCATGTTTGACTTTGTGGTGGTCCTCACCTATGCTAACAGCTGCGCCAACCCTATCCTGTACGCCTTCTTGTCTGACAACTTCAAGAAGAGCTTCCAGAATGTCCTCTGCTTGGTCAAG